The Spirosoma linguale DSM 74 genomic interval CTGGAACGGATTTATGAACCCATTATCCGCTGGGTAATGCGCTGGCGCAAGACGACCATCGGTATTAACCTGCTGGCACTAGCCATCAGCGTACCCATGCTGATGAGCCTTGGCTCGGAGTTCATGCCGCCCCTGGACGAGCAGTCGATTCTATTTATGCCCGTGACCCTGCCCGATATATCGAACGCCGAAGCCAAGCGGATTTTGCAGGTGCAGGACAAACTCATCAAATCGGTCCCGGAAGTAGCTGAAGTGTTGGGTAAGGCGGGGCGGGCCTCGACGGCGACCGACAACTCGCCCATCAGCATGATTGAAACCATTATCATGCTCAAGCCCAAGGCTGAGTGGCGGGAAGGTATTACCAAGAAAGACCTCATCAACGAACTGGACGCCAAACTCCAGATTCCGGGCGTGGTCAACGGCTGGACGCAGCCCATCATCAACCGGATCAATATGCTGTCCACCGGTATCCGTACTGACGTAGGCATCAAGGTGCACGGGCAGTCACTCGACAGTATCTATGCTGTTTCGGAACAGGTTAAAGCTGCGTTGAACGGAGTGCCCGGCGTAAAAGATCTGTACGTTGAGCCCGTGACGGGCGGTAAGTACCTGACCATCGATGTGAACCGGGAGGCCCTGGGTCGCTACGGGCTGAATGTGGATGACGTCAATAACGTGGTCGAATCGGCTATTGGCGGTTCTCCCATCGGGCAGACGATCGAAGGGCGTCGCCGGTTTTCCATCAATGTACGGCTGGCGCAGGATTACCGCAACAGCGTCGAGCGCATCCGGCGCATTCCGATTGCCACGGCTGCTTTTGGTACGGTTCCGCTTTCGGCGGTAGCCACGATCAAATTTGAGAACGGCCCACCGATGATCACGTCGGATAACGCGCTGTTAAGGGGCGCGGTCATGTTCAACGTGCGCGACCGGGACCTGGGCGGCACGGTTGAGGAAGCCATTGCCAAAGTAAACCGAGAACTGAAGCTACCCAATGGTTATTTTCTGGAGTGGAGCGGCCAATATGAAAACCTCATCCGGGGCCGGCAAACCCTGCTGCTCATTGCGCCCATTGTACTGATCGTCATATTTCTTTCCCTGTATTTAGCCTTCGGCTCAGCGCGGGAAGCCTTTCTGAGCCTCATTACCATTCCCTTCGCCTTGATCGGCGGGGCCTACATGGTGTACTTCTACGGCGTAAATCTATCGGTGGCCGTAGCGGTGGGTTTCATTGCTTTGTTCGGCATTGCGGTTGAAACGGGCGTGGTGATGGTCATTTACCTCAACGACGCCATGAAACAACTGGTGGCCAAGCGGGGAAACTCCCGCGAAACCATCAGCCGGGAGGAGCTTCGGGAGTACGTGATCAACGGCGCAGCCAAGCGGCTGAGACCTAAAATCATGACCGTATCGGTAGCCCTGTTTGGTCTGGTGCCGGTGCTGTGGGCGGCTGGTGTAGGCAGCGACGTGATGCTGCCGATTGTCCTGCCAATGATCGGGGGCGTACTGACCTCTTCCACGCATATACTGCTCGTCACTCCGCTCATCTTCCTGATGACCAAGGAGTATGAATTACGCAAATTTGGTAAACTCGACGTATTAGATGCTTCGCATTAACCCCATATTAACTCTTTGTCTGTTGCTGACGGGTCATGGCTACGGTCAGGCAGTCGTGCAACCGGTACCGGCTCCCCGGACGGGCCCGAGCGAGACCGCTCCCGCCGTGCGACGGACCGTGCCAGTGCTGCCCCTGGATAGTGTGCTGACCCGGATTGACGAGCGTAACCCGCTGCTGAAACCCTACGGAAGCCGGGCCGCAGCGGCCCGTGCCTACGCCGAAGGAGCGCGTAGCTGGATGGCCCCGATGGTGGGCGTAGGTACGTTCATGGCCCCTTATCCGGCGCAGATGATTATGGACGAGCGCGACAAGGGCTTTGGCATGGTCTCCGTCGAGCAGGACATTCCCAACCGGGTCAAGCAGCGGGCCACGCAGGTCTTTCAACAGTCGAAAGCCGCCGTTGAGGAGGCCGGTCGGGGCGTAACGCTCAACCGGCTGCGTTCAGATGCCAAACAACTCTATTTTGATTGGCTCGTGCTGGAAAAACGGCTGACGGTACTGGAAGAAAACCGGCGTATTCTGCAACTGATGAAAAAGCTGGCCGACATCCGCTACCCGTACCAGCAGGGCAGCTTAGGTAACATCTATAAAGCGCAAGGTCGGCTCTACGAGCTGGATAACATGGTGACGATGACCGAGGCCGATATTGAGCGTAAACGCATTGGATTGAACACGTTGATGAACCGGCCCACAACCGAGGCATTTCAACCGGATACTACCCTTCGGCCGGCCGAACCGCAGCAAGCCCTGCCCACTACGGAAGACATTGGCCAGGTACGTTCCGACATCC includes:
- a CDS encoding Outer membrane protein-like protein (KEGG: sfu:Sfum_2435 outer membrane efflux protein), with translation MLRINPILTLCLLLTGHGYGQAVVQPVPAPRTGPSETAPAVRRTVPVLPLDSVLTRIDERNPLLKPYGSRAAAARAYAEGARSWMAPMVGVGTFMAPYPAQMIMDERDKGFGMVSVEQDIPNRVKQRATQVFQQSKAAVEEAGRGVTLNRLRSDAKQLYFDWLVLEKRLTVLEENRRILQLMKKLADIRYPYQQGSLGNIYKAQGRLYELDNMVTMTEADIERKRIGLNTLMNRPTTEAFQPDTTLRPAEPQQALPTTEDIGQVRSDIRRMDRQILSMQAGIEAQKAQARPDFRIRFDHMQPFSGVKSMMPTQFTLMGMISIPVVPWASRMYKAEIKGMQQDIEAMRYEREGMLNETQGMVAQMLTDIRNMRTQVDNYERRVIPTLRKNYDTQLIAYEQNKGELPVVIDAWETLNMTQMDYLTRLQDYYRMIVSYERELEK